The Sedimentisphaera salicampi genome includes a region encoding these proteins:
- a CDS encoding LamG domain-containing protein, with protein MYRFLILILFQILPLTLPCEGGAAPRLWYKFESSSGYVKDACTGRQEPIEGYYRYEEGVYGKAIVFDGQTTKILCEAKYAPKLADAFTIDAWIAPQTYSWNWAGIVSQKPAPASDSNDEGCQSRLFLGINHEGRIGFRLNLGGEEQSCATKQPVDLLKWVHIAAVYSPQSGMKLYIDGKLAAENAADGRLSAGGGDLLVGQNHCRMSPVQSEREASDRLKSRMVFDGLLDEVRIFDYDLTEAQIKAYYSRSKPDVKQPLQYRQMPSGANSGNNKFGAFYTTLSYSPEWDAHWPIGPYADIVVAFDKHPAEMLFWHGTGYGAVWSSENGRLMADQSLERVGGDKSPWGCSEHMSDKQCRYSHVRLIANSDARAVVHWRYAISDIKYNIFGMEDNDQSFGEWADEYYYIYPDAAATRHQKLWTDHLRHEWQETIALNQPGTAPEDNIELDAMVFANLKGESCVYSWRKRPDRKVSKPEDSVIQLVNLKSCYKPFIIFPPENNLKLFSPDAIVEGQHFPWWNHWPAAQIPNDGRRTQIPDRPSHSSLSQSLEDSDAIKQTSENTFEAVTLTGMTNQGVEGLVPLAKSWNNPPVIGQLSDGFKNEGYSRKQRAYIIQSLKESQTSTLEFTLAANKDRPVFNPAFLIRGWGAEEAVVHCNGKKLGSSVLRTGFEPHPGRTDLVVWVEKEFRSSVQFEIEPAKNEAPGSCPKRKNFGAFYTKIDSGQNEMSWPVSGEPDVEILFDNSASRFIFCRENSFVPAFSVKEGLWYINAFMQEGLNQKPAESFYSPLLDKRCLYSRARVIEDSDARVAVHVRHAPVDEDSLLTEANPLTGWSDWVDEYYTFYPDSIGARKVVFHCRSSLSGRRVYQAGILQNLPQKDESDFQDGSFMLANLKGQSAQFKWAAGQKDFESIPERAFLQAFNVNNEASPFIIADPEKGEFAFHHPPEQPGFEDGAFSSLIWQPHEIREGSNTWSNTWSMLFGAANCSSDELARLGRSWLNAPKLEIVSTGRAHQNEGYDPSQRAYIIDCRSDKPESDFCCKLLGSKESPIFNPALVLKNWGTDNAQLWLDNQKMEEGKDYRLGHQRNKEGNNLTVWLDIASFKEIEIKLKRL; from the coding sequence ATGTATCGCTTTCTGATCCTCATATTGTTTCAAATATTGCCTCTAACGCTTCCGTGCGAGGGAGGGGCCGCTCCGCGTCTTTGGTACAAATTCGAATCCTCATCTGGCTATGTTAAAGACGCCTGCACCGGCAGACAGGAACCCATAGAGGGGTATTATCGTTATGAAGAAGGCGTTTACGGAAAGGCCATAGTTTTTGACGGCCAAACGACGAAAATTCTCTGCGAGGCCAAATACGCCCCAAAGCTCGCTGATGCGTTTACAATTGATGCATGGATAGCTCCGCAGACGTATTCATGGAATTGGGCTGGTATTGTTAGCCAAAAGCCCGCTCCCGCCTCTGATTCTAATGATGAAGGCTGCCAAAGCCGATTATTTCTGGGCATAAATCACGAGGGCAGGATTGGTTTCCGGCTGAATCTCGGCGGCGAAGAGCAAAGCTGCGCAACAAAACAGCCTGTTGATCTTTTGAAATGGGTTCATATTGCAGCAGTATATAGCCCCCAAAGCGGAATGAAGCTTTATATTGATGGGAAATTAGCTGCTGAAAATGCTGCGGACGGAAGGCTTTCTGCTGGCGGGGGCGATCTTCTGGTTGGGCAGAATCACTGCCGGATGTCTCCGGTGCAAAGCGAACGCGAAGCAAGCGACCGGCTCAAATCCCGAATGGTTTTTGACGGCCTGCTTGATGAGGTTCGTATCTTCGATTATGACTTAACCGAGGCTCAAATAAAAGCTTATTACAGCCGCTCAAAGCCTGATGTGAAGCAGCCGCTGCAATACCGCCAGATGCCTTCCGGCGCAAATTCCGGCAATAACAAGTTCGGCGCATTTTACACCACCCTATCCTACAGCCCCGAATGGGACGCCCATTGGCCGATCGGCCCTTATGCTGATATTGTTGTGGCGTTTGATAAGCATCCCGCTGAAATGCTTTTCTGGCACGGAACCGGTTACGGAGCTGTATGGAGCAGCGAAAACGGCAGATTGATGGCAGATCAAAGCCTTGAACGCGTTGGAGGGGATAAGAGCCCGTGGGGTTGTTCGGAGCATATGAGCGATAAGCAATGCCGCTACTCTCACGTGCGGCTTATTGCAAACAGCGATGCAAGGGCGGTGGTTCATTGGCGATACGCCATAAGCGATATCAAATACAATATATTCGGTATGGAGGATAATGATCAGTCGTTTGGTGAATGGGCAGATGAATACTACTACATCTACCCCGACGCCGCTGCAACGCGGCATCAAAAGCTCTGGACTGATCATCTAAGGCATGAATGGCAGGAGACGATAGCGCTGAATCAGCCCGGGACAGCTCCGGAGGATAATATCGAGCTGGATGCGATGGTGTTTGCAAACTTGAAAGGTGAAAGCTGCGTTTATTCATGGAGGAAGCGGCCGGATAGAAAAGTCTCAAAGCCTGAAGACTCTGTTATCCAACTGGTGAACCTGAAGAGCTGTTATAAGCCGTTTATTATTTTCCCGCCGGAGAATAATCTAAAGCTGTTCTCGCCGGATGCGATAGTAGAGGGGCAGCATTTTCCGTGGTGGAATCATTGGCCTGCAGCTCAAATACCAAACGACGGACGCAGAACTCAGATTCCAGACCGTCCGAGCCATTCTTCGCTGAGCCAGTCTTTGGAGGATTCTGATGCTATTAAACAGACATCGGAAAACACCTTCGAAGCGGTAACGCTAACCGGTATGACAAATCAGGGAGTTGAGGGGCTTGTGCCCCTTGCCAAGAGCTGGAATAATCCCCCAGTGATTGGGCAATTGAGCGATGGTTTCAAAAACGAAGGATACAGCCGCAAGCAGCGGGCGTATATTATTCAATCGCTAAAAGAATCGCAGACCTCTACGCTTGAGTTTACGCTTGCCGCAAACAAGGACAGGCCTGTTTTTAATCCGGCCTTTTTGATTCGAGGCTGGGGAGCAGAAGAAGCTGTTGTGCATTGTAACGGCAAAAAGCTCGGCTCAAGCGTTCTTCGCACTGGGTTTGAGCCTCACCCGGGCAGAACCGATTTGGTTGTGTGGGTTGAGAAAGAATTTCGAAGCTCTGTGCAGTTTGAGATTGAACCTGCGAAGAATGAGGCTCCTGGGTCTTGCCCAAAACGGAAAAATTTCGGCGCATTTTATACAAAGATAGATTCAGGCCAAAATGAGATGTCTTGGCCGGTGAGCGGCGAGCCTGATGTGGAAATCCTTTTCGATAATTCCGCAAGCCGGTTTATTTTCTGCCGAGAGAACAGCTTTGTGCCCGCCTTTTCAGTGAAAGAAGGGTTGTGGTATATCAATGCATTTATGCAGGAGGGCTTAAATCAGAAGCCTGCGGAGAGTTTTTATTCGCCGCTTTTAGATAAGCGCTGCCTGTATTCTCGGGCGAGAGTTATTGAAGACAGTGATGCCCGTGTTGCAGTACATGTGCGGCATGCGCCTGTTGATGAAGATTCCCTGCTCACTGAAGCAAACCCGCTGACGGGCTGGTCAGACTGGGTGGATGAGTATTATACCTTTTACCCCGACTCGATAGGTGCTCGAAAAGTTGTTTTCCACTGCCGCTCGTCGCTGAGCGGAAGGCGGGTCTATCAGGCTGGCATACTGCAAAACCTCCCGCAAAAGGATGAGTCTGATTTTCAAGACGGCTCATTTATGCTGGCGAATCTGAAAGGACAATCAGCACAATTCAAATGGGCAGCAGGGCAGAAGGATTTTGAAAGCATTCCGGAGCGAGCCTTTTTGCAGGCTTTCAATGTGAATAACGAGGCCTCTCCATTTATTATAGCTGATCCGGAAAAGGGTGAGTTTGCTTTTCATCATCCGCCCGAGCAGCCGGGCTTTGAGGATGGGGCGTTTTCGTCTTTAATTTGGCAGCCTCACGAGATTCGGGAAGGTAGTAATACGTGGAGTAATACGTGGAGTATGTTGTTTGGAGCGGCCAACTGCAGTTCTGATGAGCTTGCTCGGCTGGGCAGGTCTTGGCTGAATGCCCCAAAGCTTGAGATCGTGAGTACCGGCCGGGCGCATCAGAACGAAGGCTACGACCCATCTCAGCGGGCATACATCATTGATTGCCGAAGCGATAAGCCTGAATCTGATTTCTGCTGCAAACTCTTGGGCTCGAAAGAAAGCCCTATATTTAATCCTGCGCTGGTTTTGAAAAACTGGGGCACAGATAATGCGCAGCTTTGGCTTGATAATCAGAAGATGGAAGAAGGGAAAGATTATCGCTTGGGGCATCAGCGGAATAAAGAAGGCAATAATCTTACTGTCTGGCTGGACATCGCCAGTTTCAAAGAGATTGAGATAAAATTAAAACGTTTGTGA
- a CDS encoding SUMF1/EgtB/PvdO family nonheme iron enzyme — protein sequence MEMVSIPEGSFMMGEGKGDYGWDELPVHKVKISSSFYMSATEVTNAQYEQFDPSHKKLRGKKGFSTEDDEAVIFVSWEQAGEFCEWLSEKEGKPYRLPTEAEWEYACRAGTKTSFSTGSSLPKAYHKNQQHMRTYKPVGLEVGQTPANPWGLYDMHGNVEEWCWDWYGEYPEEKQIDPVGREGGIMKVTRGGSHSTDPYYLRSANRMGTLPEDTSWLIGFRVVMAEFPGSEPLPQTEKSRCLKTDSQKDYDWSNGPDQTEPYFEGPIQYLRRPAENDGEPFYSHNHCPSITWCDNGDLLAVWFSTKSEKDRDMVILSSRLRAGSSQWERASLFYKAPDRNMTGSSLFNDGNGTLYHFNGLDVAYHWRHLAITLRTSTDNGSTWSRPRLISPEHGFRNQVISGTIMTSDGVMVQACDAGSGGSDGTAVHISTDHGKTWTDPAIPQMDGREPEYKQGNTGYNIAGIHAGVAELSNGNLMAFGRSNNINGYMPCSISEDMGKTWKYSASEFPPISSGQRLVLMRLDEGPLLFVSFTDTRKSKEEGWPCLKGMLMKDAEGNEHCMCGMYAALSFDEGKSWPVKKLITAGDPPREIYGAGWTGKFTMDQRHAEPGGYLAATQTPDGVIHLISSAQHYRFNLAWLREPMVIDEE from the coding sequence ATGGAGATGGTGTCCATTCCGGAAGGTTCTTTTATGATGGGCGAGGGTAAGGGCGATTACGGCTGGGACGAGCTGCCCGTGCATAAGGTGAAGATTTCATCTTCATTCTATATGTCTGCCACAGAGGTAACCAATGCTCAGTATGAGCAGTTTGACCCATCCCACAAGAAGCTGCGCGGGAAGAAAGGATTCTCTACAGAAGATGATGAAGCTGTGATATTTGTAAGCTGGGAGCAGGCCGGCGAGTTTTGTGAATGGCTCAGCGAAAAGGAAGGTAAGCCGTATCGTTTGCCCACAGAGGCTGAATGGGAATATGCCTGCCGCGCTGGAACAAAGACCTCTTTTTCCACAGGCAGCAGTTTGCCGAAAGCTTATCATAAGAACCAGCAGCATATGAGAACTTATAAGCCCGTTGGACTTGAAGTTGGGCAAACTCCCGCAAACCCATGGGGGCTTTATGATATGCACGGAAATGTGGAAGAATGGTGCTGGGATTGGTATGGGGAGTATCCGGAAGAAAAGCAGATTGATCCGGTTGGACGTGAAGGCGGGATTATGAAAGTAACACGAGGCGGGAGCCACAGCACTGATCCTTATTATCTGCGCTCCGCAAACCGCATGGGAACGCTCCCCGAAGACACAAGCTGGCTGATCGGATTTCGCGTTGTGATGGCAGAGTTTCCCGGCAGCGAACCGCTCCCGCAGACGGAGAAATCGCGCTGCTTGAAAACGGATTCTCAGAAAGATTATGACTGGTCTAACGGGCCTGATCAAACCGAGCCCTACTTCGAAGGGCCGATTCAGTATCTGCGCAGGCCGGCTGAAAACGACGGAGAACCCTTCTACAGCCACAATCACTGCCCCAGCATTACTTGGTGCGATAACGGGGATTTGCTGGCAGTCTGGTTTTCGACGAAATCCGAGAAGGACCGCGATATGGTAATCCTCAGCTCACGCCTGAGGGCGGGAAGCAGTCAGTGGGAACGTGCCTCGCTTTTCTATAAGGCCCCGGATCGGAATATGACAGGTTCGTCCCTTTTTAACGACGGAAACGGAACGCTCTATCATTTCAACGGGCTGGATGTGGCGTATCACTGGCGTCATCTCGCCATAACCCTGCGAACCAGTACCGATAACGGAAGCACATGGTCTCGTCCGAGGCTAATCAGCCCCGAACACGGATTCAGAAATCAGGTAATCAGCGGTACGATAATGACCTCGGACGGGGTGATGGTTCAGGCCTGTGATGCCGGCTCGGGAGGCAGCGACGGCACTGCTGTGCATATCAGCACAGATCACGGGAAAACATGGACAGACCCTGCAATACCCCAGATGGATGGCAGGGAGCCGGAATATAAACAGGGCAATACCGGCTATAACATTGCCGGCATACACGCAGGTGTTGCAGAGCTGAGTAATGGAAACTTAATGGCATTTGGCCGAAGCAACAACATCAATGGATATATGCCCTGCAGCATCTCCGAGGATATGGGCAAAACGTGGAAGTATTCGGCCAGCGAATTTCCCCCGATAAGCAGCGGGCAGAGGTTGGTTTTAATGCGGTTGGATGAAGGCCCGCTTCTGTTTGTTTCCTTTACTGATACACGCAAAAGCAAAGAGGAGGGTTGGCCTTGCCTTAAGGGAATGCTTATGAAGGACGCCGAAGGTAATGAGCATTGTATGTGCGGGATGTATGCTGCGCTTTCATTTGATGAGGGCAAGAGCTGGCCTGTGAAGAAATTGATCACCGCCGGCGACCCGCCCCGCGAGATCTACGGCGCAGGCTGGACAGGCAAGTTCACTATGGACCAAAGACATGCCGAGCCCGGCGGTTACCTCGCTGCCACACAAACGCCCGACGGCGTTATACATCTTATTTCCAGCGCTCAGCATTACCGCTTCAATCTAGCATGGCTCAGAGAGCCTATGGTGATTGATGAAGAATAA
- a CDS encoding metallophosphoesterase: MLKRILSITVLLLLPVLGQAQQLSIEFKKGPYLILPENASGMKVCWQMESAAACSLKWGRDKAFSEGKAKVHPYGDNQYQYTISKLAPGAKYYYTVYGQNNHREGSFLTAPKENTNKSLKFIVHGDIQKSAANYDRLCSGILEEIEKDGSFQTLCLMTGDWIEDGIYSGWQELVFNQDYDNTARLQALLPIMGCMGNNDNLASLRKYWPYPYQRKGYYSFTYSRMKVWVLDSEQSLSGKQRKWLEEGLKNCKKPWRILVYHKNAYSAGSGNSSARRNIHPLAVKYGVAVVFGGHWHTYADQAVDDVLYVNTGEGGTKKDGHYCLAEIKGDTIKITAKRPLSGEVLAEVEKSLPESAGSGAKQPDE, translated from the coding sequence ATGCTTAAAAGAATTCTATCGATAACAGTTCTGCTCTTATTGCCTGTGCTTGGGCAGGCGCAGCAGTTGAGTATCGAATTCAAGAAAGGCCCTTATCTAATTCTTCCCGAGAATGCCTCAGGGATGAAGGTTTGCTGGCAGATGGAATCAGCCGCTGCCTGCTCGCTGAAGTGGGGCAGGGATAAAGCCTTTTCAGAAGGCAAAGCAAAGGTGCATCCATACGGAGATAATCAGTATCAATATACTATCTCTAAACTTGCTCCGGGGGCAAAGTATTACTACACCGTTTACGGGCAGAACAATCATCGAGAGGGAAGCTTTCTTACCGCTCCGAAGGAGAACACAAACAAGTCCCTGAAGTTCATCGTTCATGGAGATATCCAGAAGTCTGCGGCGAACTATGACCGGCTTTGCAGCGGGATCTTGGAAGAAATAGAAAAAGACGGCAGCTTTCAGACGCTTTGCCTTATGACAGGAGACTGGATCGAAGACGGCATATACAGCGGATGGCAGGAATTAGTTTTCAATCAGGATTATGATAACACAGCTCGGCTGCAGGCTCTTTTGCCAATAATGGGCTGCATGGGGAATAACGACAATCTGGCTTCTCTCCGGAAATACTGGCCGTATCCTTATCAAAGAAAGGGCTATTATTCATTCACCTACAGCCGAATGAAGGTGTGGGTGCTTGATTCAGAGCAGAGCTTAAGCGGAAAGCAGAGGAAGTGGCTTGAAGAGGGGCTTAAAAATTGCAAGAAGCCTTGGCGGATATTGGTGTATCATAAAAACGCTTATTCTGCCGGCAGCGGCAATTCCTCGGCGAGACGAAATATACACCCGCTTGCGGTGAAGTATGGTGTTGCGGTTGTGTTTGGGGGCCATTGGCACACCTATGCCGATCAGGCAGTTGATGATGTGCTCTATGTTAATACAGGCGAGGGCGGAACAAAAAAAGACGGGCATTACTGCCTTGCCGAAATCAAAGGGGATACAATAAAAATAACAGCAAAGAGGCCGCTCAGCGGTGAGGTGCTCGCGGAGGTTGAGAAAAGTTTGCCTGAATCTGCAGGCAGCGGGGCAAAGCAGCCGGACGAATAA
- a CDS encoding PA14 domain-containing protein, whose protein sequence is MRNAKRLNRRMFLRQSGAAVAGGLFVLPAMSRLEGASMHSMEKGFEQGLIGTWYGDPDLSRLKGRSVLSSLDNDWSDNEEKGSTWSARWHGYIEAPYSGEVTFVMRAANGGTLKIDGKELIDGWDKTGVHRRMMKMEKGRKYPIEITYNRSRGKSHLRLSWSWPGEELHIIPEKAVFHAPVVSSDIKHVVVASKRGRYYGWPANNGLWTWDGGKEILVGLTDGPHNKEGGFHDIGEPQLSRLARSMDGGYTWKSYDPDNYVGDGKEPEPSPGGIHFGHKDFAMRVAATGYHGTSDSKGRFFISYDRGKTWTGPYRFNGLNEDENLDDVQITARTEYLVTGPMSAQIFMAARRRGIPNHTRRDKPFMVETRDGGKTFQFVAWIAPWADNPEEEECYRAVMPSTVRTSKGTLITAARRRNPFDGDQHCWVDSYISHDNGRSWSFRSEVGLTGLDNGNPPALALLSDGRLACCYGNRTLRQLIVRFSEDQAATWGEEIVIRDQPLSHDFGYPQLTQNADGDMVAMYYIATKERTHSYIEAAIWTP, encoded by the coding sequence ATGAGAAATGCAAAAAGATTGAACAGAAGGATGTTTCTCCGTCAAAGCGGTGCAGCAGTTGCGGGCGGGCTTTTTGTTCTGCCGGCAATGAGCCGTTTGGAAGGCGCCTCTATGCATAGCATGGAAAAGGGCTTTGAGCAAGGGCTTATCGGAACTTGGTATGGCGACCCTGATCTGTCGCGTCTGAAGGGCAGGTCAGTTCTGAGCAGCCTTGATAACGACTGGAGCGATAATGAGGAGAAAGGCAGCACTTGGTCTGCCCGCTGGCACGGCTATATCGAGGCCCCTTACTCAGGCGAGGTTACATTTGTGATGCGTGCTGCAAACGGAGGAACGCTCAAGATTGACGGTAAAGAGCTGATTGACGGATGGGATAAAACCGGCGTTCACCGCAGAATGATGAAGATGGAGAAGGGCAGGAAGTATCCGATTGAGATTACCTACAACAGGAGCCGCGGCAAGTCTCATCTGCGTTTGTCTTGGAGCTGGCCGGGCGAAGAACTGCATATCATACCTGAGAAGGCCGTTTTCCATGCTCCCGTTGTTTCTTCGGATATAAAGCATGTGGTTGTGGCAAGCAAGCGCGGCCGCTATTACGGCTGGCCGGCAAACAACGGCCTTTGGACTTGGGACGGCGGAAAAGAGATACTGGTCGGATTAACCGACGGTCCTCATAACAAAGAAGGCGGTTTTCATGATATCGGCGAGCCGCAGTTGAGCCGCCTTGCAAGAAGTATGGACGGCGGATATACGTGGAAGAGTTACGATCCTGATAATTACGTGGGTGACGGGAAAGAACCCGAGCCTTCTCCGGGCGGCATCCATTTCGGGCATAAGGATTTTGCAATGCGTGTGGCCGCTACGGGCTACCACGGGACAAGCGATTCGAAAGGACGGTTCTTTATTTCATACGATCGGGGCAAAACATGGACCGGCCCTTACAGATTTAACGGCTTGAATGAAGATGAAAATCTTGATGACGTGCAAATCACTGCCCGAACGGAGTATTTAGTTACCGGCCCGATGTCTGCCCAGATCTTTATGGCAGCGAGAAGAAGAGGAATTCCCAATCATACGCGCAGAGACAAGCCGTTTATGGTGGAAACCAGAGACGGCGGGAAGACGTTCCAGTTTGTTGCTTGGATTGCACCGTGGGCAGATAATCCAGAAGAGGAGGAATGTTATCGGGCTGTTATGCCATCGACGGTTAGAACAAGCAAAGGTACACTGATTACTGCGGCTCGTCGTCGCAATCCGTTTGATGGAGACCAGCACTGCTGGGTTGATTCGTATATATCCCATGATAACGGCAGGTCTTGGTCGTTCCGCAGTGAGGTAGGGCTTACCGGCCTTGACAACGGTAACCCGCCTGCGCTTGCTCTCTTGTCTGACGGGAGATTGGCCTGCTGCTACGGAAACAGAACGCTGCGTCAGTTGATCGTTCGTTTCAGCGAAGATCAGGCAGCAACTTGGGGCGAAGAGATTGTGATTCGCGATCAGCCGCTGAGCCATGATTTTGGATACCCCCAGCTTACACAAAATGCAGACGGGGATATGGTGGCAATGTATTACATCGCAACAAAAGAACGTACGCATTCATATATTGAAGCGGCAATATGGACCCCTTAA